In the Sus scrofa isolate TJ Tabasco breed Duroc chromosome 7, Sscrofa11.1, whole genome shotgun sequence genome, one interval contains:
- the C7H6orf125 gene encoding uncharacterized protein LOC100153818: MAASRYRRFLRLCEEWPLDETKRGRDLGAYLRQRVAQAFREGENTQIAEPEACDQMYESLARLHSNYYKHKYPRPRDTSFSGLSLEEYKLILSTDTLDEFKEMDKGVWKKLQERFAPRNPEEKHKAWARALSRPRT, from the exons ATGGCGGCCAGCCGCTACCGGCGTTTTCTCAGGCTCTGTGAGGAATGGCCGCTGGACGAGACCAAACGGGGCCGGGACTTGGGCGCTTATCTGCGGCAGCGGGTAGCGCAGGCCTTTCGGGAGGGAGAGAACACCCAG attgCAGAGCCCGAGGCCTGTGATCAGATGTACGAGAGCTTAGCTCGGCTCCATTCAAACTATTACAAACACAAG TACCCTCGCCCCAGAGACACCAGCTTCAGTGGGCTGTCCCTGGAAGAGTACAAGCTGATCCTGTCCACAG ATACCTTGGATGAGTTCAAGGAGATGGATAAAGGCGTGTGGAAGAAACTGCAGGAGAGGTTTGCCCCCAGGAATCCCGAGGAGAAACACAAGGCCTGGGCCCGCGCCTTGTCGCGCCCGCGTACCTGA